GATCCGCTGGGGTCGATTCGGTCGTTTCCTGGCTTGTACCAACTACCCGGAGTGCAAGGGTACGCGCGAGTTGACAGCCGAACTCAAAGGAGAGCACGGGACGGATGAGGACACCGACGTCTCCACTGAGGCCGCGGCGACGCCCTGCGACAACTGCGGACGGCCTATGGTAATGAAACGCGGCCGGTTCGGACCCTTCCTGGGTTGCTCCGGATATCCGGAGTGCAAGATGATCCGGAAGCTATCGCAGGCCGAGGCGGCCAGTGCGCGGCCTGCGCCGCAGCCGACCGACGAGATCTGCGACAAGTGCGGCGCCCCGATGGTGTTACGGGAGGGACGATATGGCCGCTTCCTGTCCTGCTCCACCTATCCCGCCTGCAAGCATATCAAGCCGATCGCGATCGGCGTCAAGTGTCCGCAGTGCGGCAGCCCGCTTTCCGAGCGACGCACCAAACGGGGCCGGGTTTTCTATGGATGTACTGCATACCCGAAGTGCGCCTTTGCCATCTGGGATCGCCCGATCCAGGAACCCTGCCCGCAGTGCGGGGCCGCCTTCCTGGTGGAGAAGAGGCTGAAAGGGGGCGGGGTCTCGATCCGTTGTAGTGCAGAAGGCTGTGCCTACGTGCGGGAGGTCGATACGGCGGTACAGGCAAAGGCGTGACCGAGATCGTCGTGGTTGGCGGAGGGTTGGCCGGAAGCGAAGCGGCCTGGCAGGCGGCGGAGCGGGGCGCCCATGTTCGCCTGTACGAGATGCGACCGGCCGTCTTTACCCCAGCCCACAAAACCGACCGGTTGGCCGAACTGGTCTGCAGCAACTCCCTGAAGTCGGATTTGCCGGACGATTGTCACGGCCTGTTGAAGCGGGAGCTGACCGCGTACGGCTCGGTCATCATGACCGCTGCCAGGACGCACGCTGTTCCCGCCGGATCGGCGCTGGCCGTCGATCGTGATGCCTTTGCGGCTGAGGTGACTGCCAGGCTTGCGCGCCACCCGCACATCACCATTGTTCGGGACGAGGTCAAGGCGATACCGGACGAGAGACCGGTGATTATCGCCACCGGTCCGTTGACCTCCGACCAGCTGGCCAGCGCGCTGCGCGATCGGTTCGTGGACTATCTGGCATCGGCAGACCCATCCGCCGATACGCAAGATCTGCTCTACTTCTATGACGCTATCTCGCCGATCATTGCCGCCGAGTCTATCGATCGTACCGTGGCCTTTGCCGCCTCCCGTTACGGCAAGGGGGGGGATGATTATCTGAACTGCCCTCTCACGCGAGAGGCGTATCAGCGTTTTTGGGAAGCGATCAGGGCTGCGGAGCCGACCCCGATCCGCCCGTTTGAAGAGGCGCGATACTTCGAACGATGTCTCCCCATCGAGGTGCTGGCGGCGCGCGGCGAGGACGCCTTACGGTTCGGGCCGATGAAACCGGTGGGCCTGGTCGATCCCAGGACCGGACGCCGTCCCTACGCCATCGTCCAACTCCGGCTGGAGAACCGGGAAGGAACCATGTACAACCTAGTGGGGTTTCAGACGCGCCTGAAATGGGGCGAGCAACGCCGGATTCTCCGGATGATCCCCGGCCTCAGCGGTGCCGAGTTCCTCCGATACGGCTCCATCCATCGCAACACCTTTATCGCAGCGCCGGCGCTCCTGCAAGAGACAATGCAGTTCAAGGGGGATTCGGGGATCTTGCTGGCCGGTCAACTCACCGGCGTGGAGGGATACCTGGAATCGTCCGGGAGCGGACTGTTGGCCGGGGTCAACGCGGTCAAACACCTGCACAGTGAGACGCCGGTCGTGCTCCCGCCGACCACCGCCCTCGGCTCCCTTCTTCGTCACATCTGCCATGCGGATGCCCGCACTTTCCAGCCGATGAATGTCAACTTCGGCCTGCTACCGTCGCTTGATGAACCGATCCGGGCCAAGCGCGAAAGACGGCAAGCCTTGGCCGCCCGCGCCATTCGCGACTTGCCAGATCTGTCTTGAAGAGGGCTCCGGGTTATTCAATCTTCATACCCGAGCGTCTAAACCAGGAAGTTGGCGCCTGGAACTACAAGGTTTGGCCTTGATCTTTCTGCCTATTCCTCGTATCGTAC
The sequence above is a segment of the Candidatus Methylomirabilota bacterium genome. Coding sequences within it:
- a CDS encoding topoisomerase DNA-binding C4 zinc finger domain-containing protein, translated to IRWGRFGRFLACTNYPECKGTRELTAELKGEHGTDEDTDVSTEAAATPCDNCGRPMVMKRGRFGPFLGCSGYPECKMIRKLSQAEAASARPAPQPTDEICDKCGAPMVLREGRYGRFLSCSTYPACKHIKPIAIGVKCPQCGSPLSERRTKRGRVFYGCTAYPKCAFAIWDRPIQEPCPQCGAAFLVEKRLKGGGVSIRCSAEGCAYVREVDTAVQAKA
- the trmFO gene encoding methylenetetrahydrofolate--tRNA-(uracil(54)-C(5))-methyltransferase (FADH(2)-oxidizing) TrmFO; amino-acid sequence: MTEIVVVGGGLAGSEAAWQAAERGAHVRLYEMRPAVFTPAHKTDRLAELVCSNSLKSDLPDDCHGLLKRELTAYGSVIMTAARTHAVPAGSALAVDRDAFAAEVTARLARHPHITIVRDEVKAIPDERPVIIATGPLTSDQLASALRDRFVDYLASADPSADTQDLLYFYDAISPIIAAESIDRTVAFAASRYGKGGDDYLNCPLTREAYQRFWEAIRAAEPTPIRPFEEARYFERCLPIEVLAARGEDALRFGPMKPVGLVDPRTGRRPYAIVQLRLENREGTMYNLVGFQTRLKWGEQRRILRMIPGLSGAEFLRYGSIHRNTFIAAPALLQETMQFKGDSGILLAGQLTGVEGYLESSGSGLLAGVNAVKHLHSETPVVLPPTTALGSLLRHICHADARTFQPMNVNFGLLPSLDEPIRAKRERRQALAARAIRDLPDLS